The following proteins are encoded in a genomic region of Methylobacterium tardum:
- the cueR gene encoding Cu(I)-responsive transcriptional regulator — protein MSAALLTIGEAARRTGVSAKMIRWYEATGLLPPAARSESGYRHYGEADLHTLRFIRRARDLGFSVDAIADLLALWRDRDRPSAGVKAIAQEQIADLRRRITELEGMARTLEHLAGACCGDERPDCPILDDLAAADRPPTPRPQRRGLSGRGAARRAV, from the coding sequence ATGAGCGCGGCGCTCCTGACGATCGGCGAGGCGGCACGGCGCACCGGCGTCTCGGCCAAGATGATCCGCTGGTACGAGGCGACCGGCCTGCTGCCGCCGGCCGCGCGGTCCGAATCCGGCTACCGCCATTACGGCGAGGCCGACCTGCACACGCTGCGCTTCATCCGCCGCGCCCGCGATCTCGGTTTCAGCGTCGACGCGATCGCCGACTTGCTGGCGCTCTGGCGTGACCGGGACCGGCCGAGCGCCGGCGTGAAGGCCATCGCGCAGGAGCAGATCGCGGACCTGCGCCGCCGCATCACCGAGCTGGAGGGCATGGCGCGGACGCTGGAGCATCTGGCGGGCGCCTGCTGCGGCGACGAACGGCCGGACTGCCCGATCCTGGACGACCTCGCCGCGGCGGACCGTCCGCCCACGCCTCGGCCACAGCGCCGCGGGCTCTCCGGACGCGGGGCCGCGCGCAGAGCCGTGTGA
- a CDS encoding DUF6505 family protein has translation MTLKLPRTLRLDPSDTFVFAQAAEPGEWAVTGTFLFLDGDPSRLTGKALTAFRSGFVGVRSLGFSTLVVVSEASEAERAQAEEHLAGHIRARFGAPDWEAARAAAREELDVAASLCDLPVGSVVAMHRVEADGAIREDFRTLHHRPGGDRSHGRAFHFVEADADEPEEQADLVGLLRDTTAGG, from the coding sequence GTGACGCTGAAGCTTCCCCGAACCCTGCGGCTCGATCCCTCCGACACCTTCGTCTTCGCGCAGGCCGCCGAACCCGGAGAATGGGCCGTCACCGGGACCTTCCTGTTCCTCGACGGGGATCCGTCGCGGCTGACCGGCAAGGCCCTGACGGCCTTCCGCTCGGGGTTCGTCGGCGTCCGCTCGCTCGGCTTCTCCACTCTGGTGGTGGTGAGCGAGGCCAGCGAAGCGGAGCGCGCGCAGGCCGAGGAGCACCTCGCCGGCCACATCCGCGCGCGCTTCGGGGCTCCCGACTGGGAGGCGGCCCGTGCGGCCGCCCGCGAGGAACTCGACGTCGCCGCGTCCCTCTGCGATCTGCCGGTCGGCAGCGTCGTGGCGATGCACCGCGTCGAGGCGGACGGTGCGATCCGGGAGGATTTCCGGACGCTGCACCACCGGCCCGGCGGCGACCGGTCCCACGGGCGCGCGTTCCACTTCGTCGAGGCCGACGCGGACGAGCCGGAGGAACAGGCCGACCTCGTCGGCCTTCTGCGTGATACGACGGCGGGAGGCTGA
- a CDS encoding biotin/lipoate--protein ligase family protein: MTVLVDAGPSRLVLPPGFSERAAERHSDAHAEACRLAASGEAEAATLVLSRRDDLIDLAVVLAPDEPLATARRAHFAGMVALANAVGVFGPPEIPVTFEWPGTLLFNGARLGGGRLGWPEACREDEEPDWLVFSGMLLASKLAAGDPGHTPDSTALEEEGFGTDLRAPLVESFARHLTKTFEIWREDGFGHVAALYLAHLPRESGVRAAIEPEGDGKLTWPDGRVEHLPLRVSLEAPDWRDPKTGGVLL, from the coding sequence ATGACCGTCCTTGTCGATGCCGGCCCGTCGAGGCTGGTCCTGCCCCCCGGCTTCAGCGAGCGCGCAGCGGAGCGGCATTCCGACGCGCACGCGGAAGCCTGCCGGCTCGCCGCATCGGGCGAGGCGGAGGCGGCGACGCTCGTCCTGAGCCGGCGCGACGACCTGATCGACCTCGCCGTGGTGCTCGCCCCGGACGAGCCGCTCGCCACCGCGCGCCGCGCGCATTTCGCCGGCATGGTCGCCCTGGCGAATGCCGTCGGCGTCTTCGGACCGCCGGAGATCCCGGTGACGTTCGAATGGCCCGGGACGCTGCTGTTCAACGGCGCGCGCCTCGGAGGGGGGCGCCTCGGCTGGCCTGAAGCGTGCCGCGAGGACGAGGAGCCGGACTGGCTGGTCTTCTCGGGGATGCTGCTCGCCTCGAAGCTGGCGGCGGGCGACCCGGGCCACACGCCGGATTCCACCGCCCTGGAGGAGGAAGGTTTCGGCACGGACCTGCGCGCGCCCCTGGTCGAGAGCTTCGCGCGCCATCTGACCAAGACCTTCGAGATCTGGCGCGAGGACGGTTTCGGCCATGTCGCGGCGCTCTACCTCGCCCATCTGCCGCGGGAATCCGGTGTGCGGGCCGCGATCGAGCCTGAGGGCGACGGGAAGCTGACCTGGCCCGACGGGCGGGTCGAGCACCTCCCGCTGCGCGTGAGCCTGGAGGCGCCGGACTGGCGCGATCCGAAGACCGGCGGGGTCCTTCTGTGA
- a CDS encoding TorD/DmsD family molecular chaperone yields the protein MASAFGPVESEALGGARVDDVDGLRARHYDLLAVLLGRPPSQDLLDTLAGLSGGEGILGQHVADLSRAAAEATGAGVEREFFALFIGVGRGELLPYASYYLTGFLNERPLALVREDLAALGLSRAEAMSEPEDHLAFLMEVMAGLAGGRFEAGPDVQARFFGRHLVPWADRFFGDLERAKNARFYRAVGSLGRTFMEVEAEAFAMDS from the coding sequence GTGGCGTCGGCGTTCGGACCTGTGGAATCGGAGGCGCTGGGCGGCGCCCGCGTGGACGACGTCGACGGGCTCCGCGCGCGGCACTACGATCTCCTGGCCGTCCTGCTCGGACGTCCACCCAGTCAGGACCTGCTCGATACGCTCGCCGGCCTTTCGGGCGGTGAAGGGATCCTTGGCCAGCACGTCGCGGATCTGAGCCGCGCGGCGGCAGAGGCGACGGGCGCGGGAGTCGAGCGCGAGTTCTTCGCGCTGTTCATCGGCGTGGGCAGGGGCGAGCTTCTTCCCTACGCCTCCTACTATCTCACCGGCTTCCTCAACGAGCGCCCGCTCGCGCTGGTCCGAGAGGATCTCGCGGCCCTCGGCCTCTCGCGGGCCGAGGCCATGAGCGAGCCGGAGGACCACCTGGCCTTCCTCATGGAGGTGATGGCGGGGCTCGCCGGCGGGCGGTTCGAGGCCGGGCCCGATGTACAGGCACGCTTCTTCGGCCGGCACCTCGTCCCCTGGGCGGACCGCTTCTTCGGGGATCTTGAGCGGGCGAAGAACGCGCGCTTCTACCGTGCGGTGGGCAGCCTGGGACGGACCTTCATGGAGGTGGAGGCGGAAGCCTTCGCGATGGATTCGTGA
- a CDS encoding c-type cytochrome, protein MTSFARILGVIALLLLCGAPARAQMRGHGGPVRALAVTADGRLAISGGFDQSAIVWSIETGAALGVLRFHDGAVNAVAALPDGRFATASEDGRIALWRLGRAEPERVLEGHTGPIVALAISPDGLSLASGSWDGTARIWSLSGEDSRSLDPHRGPVNAVAFLPGGAPVTAGADGAVRIWPPEGGSQVLATAPTGLNAVAVAADGEIAVAGADAILRFVRTDGTVRAAAELGPNPVIALALSPDGARVAAATAGGTIAVVNRATGQVQLRLVGPGLPVWSLAWRPDGAELVTGGGDRLVRRWDAKSGEPIGALIMRRPADPLAVRQGGRGAEVFGACVACHTLTSDEGERAGPTLAGLFGRRIASVPGYRYSDSLKRMDLVWTPETVSRLFEIGPARYTPGTKMPEQTIGSEADRAALIEFLERATAPR, encoded by the coding sequence ATGACCAGCTTCGCGCGGATCCTAGGTGTGATCGCTCTCCTGCTGCTCTGCGGCGCCCCGGCCCGCGCGCAGATGCGCGGCCACGGCGGCCCGGTCCGGGCGCTCGCCGTGACCGCCGACGGCCGCCTCGCAATCTCGGGCGGCTTCGACCAATCCGCCATCGTGTGGAGCATCGAGACCGGTGCCGCGCTCGGCGTGCTGCGCTTCCACGACGGCGCGGTGAACGCGGTCGCCGCGCTTCCGGACGGCCGTTTCGCCACGGCCTCCGAGGACGGGCGGATCGCCCTCTGGCGCCTCGGGCGCGCGGAGCCGGAACGGGTGCTCGAGGGCCATACGGGCCCGATCGTCGCGCTCGCGATCTCGCCGGACGGCCTGTCTCTCGCCTCCGGCTCGTGGGATGGCACGGCGCGGATCTGGTCGCTCTCCGGTGAGGACAGCCGGTCGCTCGATCCGCACCGCGGGCCGGTGAACGCGGTGGCCTTCCTGCCGGGCGGCGCGCCGGTCACGGCCGGTGCCGACGGGGCGGTGCGGATCTGGCCCCCGGAGGGCGGATCCCAGGTCCTTGCCACCGCACCCACGGGCCTCAATGCCGTCGCGGTGGCTGCGGACGGCGAGATCGCGGTCGCCGGGGCCGATGCGATCCTCCGCTTCGTCCGCACCGACGGCACGGTCCGGGCCGCTGCCGAGCTCGGCCCGAACCCGGTGATCGCCCTGGCCCTGTCTCCGGACGGAGCCAGGGTGGCGGCTGCGACGGCAGGCGGGACCATCGCGGTGGTCAACCGGGCGACCGGCCAGGTCCAGCTGCGCCTCGTCGGACCCGGCCTACCGGTCTGGTCGCTCGCGTGGCGTCCGGACGGGGCCGAGCTCGTCACGGGCGGCGGCGACCGCCTCGTCCGGCGCTGGGACGCGAAGAGCGGCGAACCGATCGGCGCGCTGATCATGCGGCGCCCGGCAGATCCCCTCGCTGTCCGGCAGGGCGGCCGGGGCGCCGAGGTGTTCGGGGCGTGCGTCGCCTGCCACACCCTCACGTCCGACGAGGGCGAGCGGGCCGGGCCCACGCTGGCCGGCCTGTTCGGCCGCCGGATCGCCAGCGTGCCCGGTTACCGGTACTCGGATTCGCTGAAGCGGATGGACCTCGTCTGGACACCCGAGACCGTCTCGCGGCTCTTCGAGATCGGTCCCGCCCGCTACACGCCCGGGACGAAGATGCCCGAGCAGACGATCGGCAGCGAAGCGGACCGTGCGGCCCTGATCGAATTCCTCGAACGCGCCACCGCGCCCCGCTGA
- a CDS encoding PRC-barrel domain-containing protein: MRGALLKARMLGVLLVTAALPAAASPSAQSDAPAARFIEGPEPGTISASQMIGVPVIGMDHVGVGKIEDVLVDGGGQVRAVIIGVGGFLGLGEKSVALPFDQIAWNFSDVSLTSGPSSIVTPETAPGAEAAARVGPDTMPGARTTRDTLGAVQNQHSGRVTEATGSAGAERPSGTPATVLVGEKPWRAEIRLTRAQLEAAPAFRSGKSRL; this comes from the coding sequence ATGCGCGGTGCCCTTCTCAAAGCCAGGATGCTGGGTGTCCTCCTCGTCACCGCCGCGCTGCCTGCGGCGGCATCGCCGTCCGCGCAGTCGGATGCCCCCGCGGCTCGGTTCATCGAAGGCCCCGAGCCCGGAACCATATCGGCCTCGCAGATGATCGGGGTTCCGGTGATTGGAATGGACCACGTGGGGGTTGGAAAGATCGAGGACGTGTTGGTCGACGGAGGTGGTCAGGTCCGGGCCGTCATCATCGGGGTCGGCGGATTCCTGGGATTGGGCGAGAAATCCGTAGCGCTCCCCTTCGACCAGATCGCCTGGAATTTCAGCGATGTGTCGCTGACAAGCGGCCCGAGCTCGATCGTCACGCCCGAGACCGCGCCCGGCGCCGAGGCGGCCGCGCGGGTGGGGCCGGACACGATGCCGGGCGCGCGGACCACCCGCGATACCCTCGGTGCGGTTCAGAACCAGCATAGCGGGCGCGTGACCGAAGCGACCGGCTCCGCGGGGGCCGAGCGACCCAGCGGCACGCCGGCGACGGTCCTCGTCGGCGAGAAGCCCTGGCGCGCCGAAATCCGCCTGACGCGGGCGCAACTGGAAGCAGCGCCGGCGTTCCGCTCCGGGAAGTCCCGCCTCTAG
- a CDS encoding DUF6352 family protein: MTEFWVSSGHHLTQRTAGGGLTVTDELILAYLARPELVPPDDACASEVALHAALMDAPRRHVEPAEIAAIADADARENWAVILAFRDRLLAARSVEAGYLSLVRGDLQGVPSLFLNQLVHLILRNALDGCDDPFVLRAAELFFRPQCVSFHEGAVLLADAEVIAAREGSAPLSPLLTMLGKEAANELDVLTAENAWTYWSRSDAFTMALNLGSDPRSRAGLARVIETFVGHLLNVAVRVTPLDRLEDPDWRWFVGLDQEATRIGNALWRGDTLDAGTRDRVLAVFSLTFGDPAQVLPTVGERPVYLLLAAAPDRSVQLKPHNLVVGLPLAEGREAA, encoded by the coding sequence ATGACCGAGTTCTGGGTCTCAAGCGGCCATCACCTCACGCAGCGCACGGCCGGCGGCGGCCTCACGGTCACGGACGAACTGATCCTCGCGTATCTGGCGCGGCCCGAACTCGTGCCGCCGGACGACGCCTGCGCGTCCGAGGTCGCGCTCCACGCTGCCCTCATGGACGCGCCCCGGCGGCATGTGGAGCCCGCCGAGATCGCCGCCATCGCCGACGCCGACGCTCGGGAGAACTGGGCGGTGATCCTCGCCTTCCGCGATCGGCTGCTCGCCGCCCGCTCCGTCGAGGCCGGATATCTGTCGCTCGTGCGCGGCGACCTTCAGGGTGTGCCGTCCCTGTTCCTGAACCAACTCGTCCACCTGATCCTGCGCAACGCCCTCGACGGCTGCGACGACCCCTTCGTCCTGCGCGCGGCCGAGCTGTTCTTCCGCCCCCAATGCGTGAGCTTCCACGAGGGCGCTGTGCTCCTGGCCGACGCCGAGGTGATCGCCGCCCGCGAGGGAAGCGCGCCGCTCTCGCCCCTGCTGACGATGCTGGGCAAGGAGGCGGCGAACGAGCTGGACGTGCTGACGGCCGAGAATGCCTGGACGTACTGGAGCCGGTCGGACGCCTTCACGATGGCGCTCAATCTCGGCTCCGATCCCCGCAGCCGCGCGGGATTGGCGCGGGTGATCGAGACCTTCGTCGGCCACCTGCTGAACGTCGCGGTGCGCGTGACGCCCCTCGACCGGCTGGAGGACCCCGACTGGCGCTGGTTCGTCGGTCTCGACCAGGAGGCGACGCGCATCGGCAACGCGCTCTGGCGCGGCGACACGCTCGATGCCGGAACACGCGACCGGGTGCTCGCCGTGTTCAGCCTGACCTTCGGCGACCCCGCGCAGGTCCTGCCGACAGTGGGGGAGCGCCCGGTCTATCTCCTGCTCGCGGCGGCGCCGGATCGAAGCGTGCAGCTCAAGCCGCACAATCTCGTCGTCGGATTGCCCCTCGCCGAAGGCCGGGAGGCCGCCTGA
- a CDS encoding formate dehydrogenase, giving the protein MRQDPKTLGRRQFFRALGGSTVAAAAAVASPMAATEAQAYDPGQDETRSRYRLSDHVKAFYRTNGYETLLKNPDPAPGTK; this is encoded by the coding sequence ATGCGGCAGGATCCGAAGACGCTCGGTCGTCGCCAGTTCTTTCGGGCGCTCGGCGGAAGCACCGTGGCGGCCGCCGCCGCGGTCGCGTCGCCGATGGCTGCGACGGAGGCCCAGGCCTACGACCCGGGCCAGGACGAGACGCGCAGCCGGTACCGCCTGAGCGATCACGTAAAGGCGTTCTACCGGACCAACGGCTACGAGACGCTCCTGAAAAATCCCGATCCTGCGCCGGGGACGAAGTGA
- a CDS encoding DUF3305 domain-containing protein, which produces MSTTPEHRFEVGIIVARRRLSGPWASHARLPVGALPAAAAASPWTKLSETEDEATFYAGSYEVALHPGETGHYRDNLVSGRPSLWVALRNTGDETYEVASVTADPYEGESMAEGVGEIVEPVPMPPEVQAKLLAFFEAFHVERKFEKRKRDRADPEALARRAHGARERRE; this is translated from the coding sequence ATGTCCACGACGCCCGAGCATCGTTTCGAGGTCGGCATCATCGTCGCGCGGCGGCGCCTTTCCGGTCCCTGGGCGAGCCATGCACGGCTCCCGGTCGGGGCCCTGCCGGCGGCGGCGGCCGCGTCGCCCTGGACGAAGCTCTCCGAGACCGAGGACGAGGCGACCTTCTATGCCGGCTCGTACGAGGTCGCGCTGCATCCGGGCGAGACCGGGCACTACCGCGACAATCTCGTCTCCGGTCGCCCCTCCCTCTGGGTCGCCCTGCGCAACACCGGCGACGAGACCTACGAGGTCGCGAGCGTCACGGCCGACCCGTATGAGGGGGAATCCATGGCCGAAGGGGTCGGCGAGATCGTCGAGCCGGTGCCGATGCCGCCGGAGGTGCAGGCGAAGCTTCTGGCCTTCTTCGAGGCCTTCCACGTCGAGCGCAAGTTCGAGAAGCGCAAGCGCGATCGCGCCGATCCCGAGGCGCTGGCCCGCCGGGCGCACGGCGCCCGGGAGCGGCGCGAATGA
- a CDS encoding ATP-binding protein gives MPDRPLPERLRGSPAWTGAAIAAGLFGLAAALAGRLDLPLILAGLGAVCLGGWLAGRDRALSPPRPAAAAPRSAVAEALLAHVPDPVILVDRRTLVVEANPAARALLPALHQARPLSFALRDPEVLDGVEAVLSSGMPRRIAFSTRIPLERTFEVQIGALPMPDGSGVSAVLFLRDLTSARRLEAMRVDFVANASHELRTPLATLIGFIETLQGPARDDAQARARFLEIMRVQALRMTRLIGDLLSLSRIELREHVAPTAVVDLGALARQMVDAQGPPAEARGASIRFEDGAGPYPVPGDADELARVIENLIENAVKYGGGQVSVGLAREEDARLGRRIILSVSDDGPGIPPEHIPRLTERFYRVDVASSRARGGTGLGLAIVKHSLNRHRGRLAIESAVGQGTVVRVSLPEYGAAAPLPAAADQA, from the coding sequence ATGCCCGACCGCCCGCTTCCGGAACGCCTGCGCGGTTCCCCGGCCTGGACGGGCGCCGCGATCGCGGCCGGTCTGTTCGGGCTCGCGGCCGCCCTGGCCGGGCGCCTCGACCTGCCGCTGATCCTCGCGGGCCTCGGCGCGGTCTGCCTCGGCGGCTGGCTGGCCGGCCGCGACCGGGCGCTGTCGCCGCCGCGGCCGGCCGCGGCCGCGCCGCGCAGCGCGGTCGCCGAGGCGCTGCTCGCCCACGTGCCGGACCCGGTGATCCTGGTGGACCGGCGGACCCTGGTGGTGGAGGCCAACCCCGCCGCCCGGGCGCTCCTGCCGGCTCTGCACCAGGCCCGGCCGCTGTCCTTCGCCCTGCGCGACCCGGAGGTCCTCGACGGCGTGGAGGCGGTGCTGAGTTCCGGCATGCCCCGCCGGATCGCCTTCTCGACCCGGATTCCCCTGGAGCGGACCTTCGAGGTCCAGATCGGCGCCCTGCCGATGCCCGACGGGTCCGGCGTCAGCGCCGTGCTGTTCCTGCGCGACCTGACCTCGGCCCGGCGCCTGGAGGCGATGCGGGTCGATTTCGTCGCCAACGCCAGCCACGAGCTGCGTACGCCGCTCGCGACCCTGATCGGCTTCATCGAGACCCTGCAGGGGCCGGCTCGCGACGATGCGCAGGCGCGCGCGCGTTTCCTGGAGATCATGCGCGTTCAGGCACTGCGCATGACGCGGCTGATCGGCGACCTGCTCTCGCTGTCGCGGATCGAGCTGCGCGAGCACGTGGCACCGACCGCCGTGGTCGATCTCGGAGCCCTCGCGCGGCAGATGGTCGACGCCCAGGGGCCGCCCGCCGAGGCCCGCGGCGCGTCGATCCGGTTCGAGGACGGGGCCGGCCCTTATCCAGTGCCCGGTGATGCCGACGAGCTCGCCCGGGTGATCGAGAACCTGATCGAGAACGCGGTGAAATACGGCGGTGGCCAGGTCAGCGTCGGGCTGGCCCGGGAGGAGGATGCCCGGCTCGGCCGCCGCATCATCCTGTCGGTCTCCGATGACGGGCCGGGCATCCCGCCCGAGCACATTCCGCGCCTGACCGAGCGCTTCTACCGCGTCGATGTCGCGTCGAGCCGGGCGCGGGGTGGCACCGGGCTCGGGCTCGCCATTGTCAAGCACAGCCTCAACCGCCATCGCGGCCGCCTCGCCATCGAGAGCGCCGTGGGGCAGGGGACGGTCGTGCGGGTCAGCCTGCCGGAATACGGCGCCGCCGCGCCGCTCCCGGCGGCGGCCGATCAGGCATAG
- a CDS encoding DUF3306 domain-containing protein, which yields MSENFLSRWTRRKLAVRAAALTERGVPAVPDTAPLPEPDAGAAEADLIAPQPGPEARPPEPVPADDPVVDLPPLEALTPETDLAPFLRAGVPAALRNAALRRMWSLDPAIRDFVSEAREYAYDWNSPGGVPGLGPLLPSDDVQAMLGRLLGGAAKAMPASGETRDRQPEASPESGRTPECPLVADAAPPGPDPQDHAPALPAPAATVQQAAPAFPDPTPARDSVPAADGMEARPGPRLRRHGGAMPNTG from the coding sequence ATGAGTGAGAATTTCCTCTCGCGATGGACGCGGCGCAAGCTCGCCGTGCGCGCCGCCGCCCTGACGGAACGCGGCGTGCCGGCCGTCCCCGACACGGCGCCCCTCCCGGAGCCGGACGCGGGGGCTGCCGAGGCGGATCTCATCGCGCCGCAGCCCGGACCCGAGGCGCGGCCACCGGAACCGGTGCCGGCGGACGATCCGGTGGTGGATCTCCCGCCCCTCGAAGCCCTGACCCCGGAGACCGATCTCGCCCCGTTCCTGCGGGCCGGCGTTCCGGCGGCCCTGCGCAACGCGGCCCTGCGCCGGATGTGGTCACTCGACCCCGCCATCCGCGACTTCGTCAGCGAGGCGCGGGAATACGCTTACGACTGGAACAGCCCGGGTGGCGTCCCCGGCCTCGGTCCGCTTCTGCCCAGCGACGACGTCCAGGCGATGCTCGGGCGTCTGCTGGGCGGGGCCGCCAAAGCGATGCCGGCGTCGGGTGAGACCCGCGATCGCCAGCCCGAAGCTTCGCCGGAGTCCGGTCGGACGCCGGAATGTCCCCTTGTGGCCGATGCCGCTCCGCCCGGACCCGATCCGCAGGACCACGCGCCGGCCCTCCCGGCCCCCGCGGCCACGGTCCAGCAAGCCGCTCCGGCCTTTCCTGATCCGACGCCCGCGCGCGATTCCGTGCCCGCAGCCGACGGAATGGAGGCGCGTCCGGGACCCCGCCTGCGGCGTCACGGCGGCGCGATGCCCAATACGGGCTAG
- a CDS encoding glutathione S-transferase family protein has product MTEPLTIYGDPGSGNCLKVKWVAAHLGIPATWRDVDVPGGGTRTPEFLALNPAGRVPVVVLPDGAVLSESNAIIVYLAEGSPLIPEAPLDRARMLQWMFWEQYSHEPYIAVRRYQLHYLRRAPEDLDPKLAERGADALRLMDGTLAHSAFMAGDALTLADVALVAYTRMAHEGGFDLGPYPAVRGWIGRVEAKLGIGAYA; this is encoded by the coding sequence ATGACCGAGCCGCTCACGATCTATGGCGACCCAGGATCCGGGAACTGCCTCAAGGTCAAATGGGTCGCGGCCCATCTCGGCATTCCCGCGACGTGGCGCGATGTGGACGTGCCGGGCGGCGGGACGCGCACGCCCGAGTTCCTGGCGCTGAACCCGGCCGGGCGCGTGCCGGTCGTGGTCCTGCCTGACGGCGCGGTTCTGTCGGAATCGAACGCGATCATCGTCTACCTGGCGGAGGGCTCCCCGCTCATCCCAGAGGCACCGCTCGACCGCGCCCGCATGCTGCAATGGATGTTCTGGGAGCAGTACAGTCACGAGCCCTACATCGCGGTCCGGCGCTACCAGCTCCACTACCTCAGGCGCGCGCCCGAGGATCTGGATCCGAAGCTCGCCGAACGCGGCGCGGACGCGCTGCGGCTGATGGATGGGACGCTCGCGCACTCCGCCTTCATGGCAGGGGACGCCCTGACGCTCGCCGACGTGGCGCTGGTCGCCTACACCCGCATGGCGCATGAGGGCGGCTTCGATCTCGGACCGTATCCGGCAGTCCGCGGCTGGATCGGGCGCGTCGAGGCGAAGCTCGGGATCGGCGCCTATGCCTGA